The Apium graveolens cultivar Ventura chromosome 6, ASM990537v1, whole genome shotgun sequence genome contains a region encoding:
- the LOC141663843 gene encoding DNA polymerase lambda has product MAPKQRKRNQSPPRDPHGMFAGMFVFFVENSVSRLRLQVWKQKLYQMGATVEDKFSVRITHVFANDPDSLIQKLGRVQASRFKGLILRYQWLEDSLVLGEKASEDSYILQIDKEEPLSKTTVGKSPEAVDKNNSKSGEAFPKTASAADSSHGEKLHPKKVNTSSEDLKKTSVEDKEKIIQSTISEASNKSSKSDDSSHYFSAEIQSLDSSSVDDKDADSSNSSSVYNPPDLNKNITEIFGKLINIYRAMGDDRRSFSYYKAIPVIEKLPFKIESSEQVKHLPTIGKSMQEHIQEIVTTGKLSKLEHFETDEKVRTISLFGEVWGIGPATALKLYEKGCRTLDDLKAESTLTNAQRIGLKYFDDIRTRIPRHEVQEMELLLQKAGENVLPGVVIICAGSFRRGKASCGDMDIIITHPDGKSHIGFLPKYIKHLKDLNFLKEDLLVGIHSEEGTDSGVDTYFGLCTYPGRELRHRIDLKVYPKDIYAFGLIQWTGNDVLNRRLRLIAESKGFRLDDKGLFPATKSSSGSRGVRATASLKFETEYEVFEFLGFPKLEPTERNL; this is encoded by the exons ATGGCGCCAAAACAACGCAAGAGAAATCAATCTCCGCCGCGCGATCCTCACGGAATGTTCGCCGGAATGTTTGTCTTCTTTGTCGAAAACTCCGTCTCTAGGCTTCGTTTACAG GTGTGGAAGCAGAAATTGTATCAAATGGGAGCAACTGTGGAGGATAAATTCTCCGTTAGGATCACTCATGTTTTCGCTAATGATCCGGATTCGCTTATTCAGAAACTTGGTCGTGTACAAGCTTCGCGCTTCAAAGGA CTCATTCTCCGTTATCAGTGGTTAGAGGACAGCTTGGTTTTGGGTGAAAAAGCATCTGAGGATTCTTACATTCTACAGATAGATAAAGAAGAACCATTGTCCAAAACTACTGTGGGGAAAAGTCCTGAAGCAGTAGATAAAAATAACTCTAAAAGTGGTGAAGCTTTTCCTAAAACAGCCAGTGCAGCAGATTCTAGTCATGGAGAGAAACTCCACCCCAAAAAAGTAAATACCTCGTCAGAGGACTTGAAAAAAACTTCTGTAGAAGACAAGGAGAAGATCATACAAAGTACGATATCTGAAGCATCAAATAAGAGCAGCAAGTCTGATGACTCGTCTCACTATTTCAGTGCTGAAATTCAAAGTTTAGACTCATCTTCTGTTGACGATAAGGAT GCAGATTCATCAAACTCATCATCAGTGTATAATCCTCCTGATTTAAACAAGAATATTACTGAGATATTTGGGAAACTTATCAATATATATAGAG CCATGGGTGATGATCGGAGGTCCTTCAGCTACTATAAAGCTATTCCAGTTATTGAAAAGTTGCCCTTTAAAATAGAAAGCTCGGAGCAGGTGAAGCACTTGCCCACCATAGGAAAATCAATGCAGGAACAT ATCCAGGAAATAGTGACTACCGGTAAGCTATCCAAGTTGGAGCATTTTGAGACTGATGAAAAG GTGCGTACAATTAGTTTGTTTGGGGAAGTATGGGGAATTGGTCCAGCAACTGCTTTAAAACTGTATGAAAAGGGTTGTCGAACGTTAGATGATCTAAAAGCTGAGTCTACATTAACAAATGCACAGAGGATAGGGCTGAAATATTTTGATGATATCAGAACAAGAATCCCACGTCACGAG GTTCAAGAGATGGAGCTGCTTCTACAAAAAGCTGGAGAGAATGTTTTACCTGGG GTGGTGATTATATGTGCAGGATCATTCAGACGTGGAAAGGCTTCTTGTGGAGATATGGACATAATAATTACTCATCCTGATGGGAAAAG TCATATAGGTTTTCTACCAAAATACATAAAGCACCTGAAAGATCTGAATTTTTTGAAAGAGGATTTACTTGTCGGTATTCATAGCGAGGAG GGTACTGACTCAGGAGTTGACACCTACTTTGGTCTTTGTACCTATCCTGGGAGAGAGTTACGCCATCGCATTGATTTAAAG GTATATCCGAAGGACATTTATGCATTTGGATTAATACAGTGGACAGGGAATGATGTACTGAACAGGAG GCTGAGGTTAATAGCTGAGTCCAAGGGGTTCCGGCTTGATGATAAAGGACTCTTCCCTGCAACAAAAAGTTCAAGTGGCAGTCGG GGCGTCAGAGCTACTGCAAGTTTGAAATTTGAAACAGAATATGAGGTTTTTGAGTTTCTTGGCTTTCCTAAATTGGAACCAACTGAAAGGAATCTCTGA
- the LOC141664568 gene encoding putative mitochondrial protein AtMg00860 — protein sequence MEEHEEHLRVVLETLRNNKLYAKYKKCEFWLDQVAFLGHIVSADGIKVDPAKVEAITNWPRPSTTTEVRSFLGLAGYCRRFVEGFSTIAMSLTQLTRKSNKFIWTDECETGFQELRKRLVTSPVLTLPSGLGDYV from the coding sequence ATGGAGGAACATGAGGAGCATCTTCGAGTTGTGTTGGAAACACTACGGAATAACAAATTGTATGCAAAATACaagaagtgtgaattttggcttgaTCAAGTTGCATTTTTGGGACATATTGTATCAGCAGATGGAATCAAGGTGGATCCAGCCAAGGTTGAGGCTATTACCAATTGGCCAAGACCTAGCACTACGACGGAAGTGAGGAGTTTCTTGGGACTCGCGGGCTACTGTCGCCGATTTGTAGAAGGCTTTTCGACAATTGCGATGTCATTGACACAGTTGACTCGAAAAAGCAACAAGTTCATATGGACCGATGAGTGTGAGACTGGTTTTCAAGAATTGAggaagagacttgtgacatcACCAGTATTGACACTACCATCAGGATTGGGAGACTATGTGTAA
- the LOC141664569 gene encoding uncharacterized protein LOC141664569 gives MARGSSSRNTGGNDNQQIVMDRSTFMEMLREVQRGQNPTAQGQDRDGQTMFDHFMKQIPNYFKEAKTPMDAETWIDHMEKISRVLECSEVEKARFATYRLEGDANTWWKSVVASHAPGYENTLTWQVFKTQFDQRYFPTSICEEYVRGYQSITQRDDESVADFQVRFQRLAGYARSVVGSEADKIMKFKWALKNSIRNHIISNRYTSMDTLVDSARDQELHQADFLKKRDMQNQKRKREEEFSDRRHGFQKNGGSSGGFKPNDQRYNTRNFQQKNGNQGNEQKRSFNQTGNKEASKCEHCGKMHGGSTCYWATRACFNCGKKGHTIRDCQIPPKKPWDRKDYGEKNNQKTSGRVFSITAKDAASTPGTISGSLSVGNGNAIVLFDTGATHSFVSTSYAKHLDIASTALISDFSVGTPMGVTILVNSRYLDCVVRGSKPSGCGKFILAIKAKKMIAHGCEGFFAHVIDTSKVQPDLEDVLIVCEFSDVFPDDLEGLPPEREVEFSINLLPNAQPISKAPYRMAHLELQELKEQLEELLDKGFIRPSVSPWGAPVLFVKKKDGSMRLCIDYRELNRITVKNRYPLPRIDDLLDQLEGAKYFSKIDLRSGYHQLRVKFSWT, from the exons ATGGCAAGAGGTAGCAGTAGTCGAAATACTGGGGGGAATGATAATCAACAGATTGTTATggataggagtacttttatggagATGTTGCGGGAAGTTCAACGTGGACAGAATCCCACTGCTCAAGGGCAAGATCGAGATGGTCAAACTATGTTTGATCATTTTATGAAGCAAATACCCAATTATTTTAAGGAGGCCAAGACTCCCATGGATGCTGAAACTTGGATAGATCACATGGAGAAAATTTCCAGGGTCTTGGAGTGTTCAGAGGTGGAAAAGGCTCGATTTGCTACTTATCGTCTTGAGGGGGATGCTAATACTTGGTGGAAGTCTGTGGTAGCCTCGCATGCACCTGGCTATGAAAATACTCTTACTTGGCAGGTATTCAAAACTCAGTTTGACCAGAGGTACTTTCCAACCAGCATATGTGAGGAATATGTAAGGGGGTATCAGAGTATTACTCAGAGAGATGATGAGTCGGTGGCAGACTTTCAAGTCAGATTTCAGAGGTTAGCTGGTTATGCGAGATCTGTGGTTGGGTCAGAAGCGGATAAAATCATGAAGTTTAAGTGGGCATTGAAGAATTCCATCCGCAACCATATCATCTCTAACCGTTATACATCCATGGATACCTTGGTTGACAGTGCCAGAGATCAAGAGCTTCATCAGGCTGACTTTCTCAAGAAACGAGACATGCAAAatcagaaaagaaaaagggaagaggAATTTTCCGATCGTCGACATGGATTTCAGAAAAATGGTGGGTCTTCAGGTGGATTCAAACCAAATGATCAGAGGTATAATACTCGGAATTTTCAGCAAAAGAATGGAAATCAAGGAAATGAGCAAAAGAGGTCTTTCAACCAAACTGGAAATAAGGAAGCATCTAAGTGTGAGCATTGTGGAAAGATGCATGGAGGAAGCACTTGCTATTGGGCTACTAGAGCATGCTTCAATTGTGGAAAGAAGGGTCATACTATTCGAGACTGTCAAATACCACCAAAGAAGCCTTGGGATCGTAAGGATTATGGAGAGAAAAACAACCAGAAGACTTCTGGTCGTGTGTTTTCCATCACTGCAAAAGATGCTGCAAGTACTCCAGGTACCATTTCAGGATCACTTTCTGTCGGTAATGGAAATGCTATAGTCTTATTTGATACTGGAGCTACACATTCATTTGTCTCTACATCTTATGCTAAACACTTAGACATTGCATCCACTGCACTTATATCGGATTTTTCTGTTGGCACTCCTATGGGTGTAACTATTCTTGTGAATTCTCGGTATCTTGATTGTGTAGTTAGA GGTTCTAAGCCTAGTGGTTGTGGAAAATTCATTTTGGCCATCAAGGCTAAGAAGATGATTGCTCATGGATGTGAAGGATTTTTTGCTCATGTGATTGACACGTCCAAGGTGCAGCCAGACTTAGAAGATGTTCTTATTGTTTGTGAGTTTTCAGATGTATTTCCCGACGATTTGGAGGGTCTTCCTCCAGAAAGAGAGGTGGAATTTTCTATCAATTTGTTACCAAATGCACAACCTATTTctaaggcaccttatagaatggctCATTTAGAGCTACAAGAGCTGAAAGAACAGCTGGAGGAGTTACTTGATAAGGGTTTTATTAGACCCAGTGTTTCGCCTTGGGGAGCACCAGTtctatttgtgaagaagaaggatggttcgATGAGACTCTGTATTGATTATCGAGAATTGAACCGAATCACAGTGAAGAATAGATATCCATTACCGAGgatcgatgacttacttgatcagCTTGAAGGAGCAAAATacttttcgaagattgatctACGGTCAGGTTACCATCAACTAAGAGTGAAG ttttcatggacttaa
- the LOC141666689 gene encoding DEAD-box ATP-dependent RNA helicase 22, which yields MLYSTSSAPTLIKSSVSLLNLFKLTTFCSSAPKFTIPIKQFSSKSSLSPCSSLVLTLSGSTRRRVRAFSTTSTAAAEANTFFAEENVSWVSLGISDRLSQALSHIGLDRPSLVQAACIPFIKSKNDVVVAAETGSGKTHGYLVPLIDKLCTTLDNSANDNPVEGQVTQLHSHSLVLCPNVMLCEQVVRMANCICNDSGEPLLRAAAVCGRQGWPAEEPDIIVSTPAALLNYLYAIDPDRRRRSNFMRGVKYVVFDEADMLLCGSFQNQVIRLINMFRFDEKLLSREKSSAAEKLLDSDFIAQFEEEEESENHNPEFTLKEEEADLNNVVQNIKGENEVGIVKRRDWRRVRKTYERSKQYIFVAATLPENGKRTAGGVLKKMFPDASWVSGSYLHCHNPRLVQNWVEVTVNTQVDILIEAVNQGINSNLLKPGNEVSRTMVFANTVEAVEAVANILSGAGIHCFRYHRDGSLEERAQNLVDFQQKGGVFVCTDAAARGLDVTNVSHVIQAEFASSAVDFIHRVGRTARAGQPGLVTSLYTESNKDLVAAVRQAGKLGQPVEKAFSRKRSFRNKIKKRALSNKDSEPASIRERIQI from the exons ATGTTGTACTCGACATCATCTGCTCCAACATTAATCAAATCATCAGTTTCTTTACTAAATTTGTTCAAGTTAACAACTTTTTGTTCTTCTGCACCCAAGTTTACAATACCCATCAAGCAATTTTCATCAAAATCTTCTCTTTCTCCTTGCTCATCACTTGTCTTAACCTTATCCGGCTCCACGCGCCGCCGTGTCAGGGCCTTCTCAACCACCTCCACCGCCGCTGCTGAAGCCAACACTTTCTTTGCTGAAGAAAACGTGTCATGGGTATCACTTGGCATTTCAGATAGGTTGTCTCAAGCTTTGTCTCATATTGGCCTTGATAGACCCTCCCTTGTtcag GCTGCTTGCATTCCGTTTATTAAGTCAAAAAATGATGTAGTTGTTGCTGCAGAGACTGGTAGTGGAAAAACTCACGGGTACCTAGTTCCGCTGATTGATAAGCTATGTACTACACTTGATAATTCTGCTAATGATAATCCGGTGGAGGGACAAGTAACTCAGCTTCATTCACATTCTCTTGTTCTTTGCCCTAATGTCATGTTATGTGAGCAAGTTGTCCGCATGGCCAATTGTATCTGCAATGATAGTGGTGAGCCGCTTCTCAGAGCGGCAGCTGTTTGTGGGCGACAG GGTTGGCCAGCTGAAGAACCGGATATAATTGTATCAACACCAGCTGCTCTTCTTAATTATCTCTATGCAATTGACCCAGACAGACGTCGACGTTCAAATTTTATGCGTGGTGTCAAATATGTG GTATTTGATGAAGCAGACATGCTTCTCTGCGGCAGCTTCCAGAACCAAGTTATCCGTCTTATAAACATGTTCCGATTTGATGAGAAGTTGCTATCTCGGGAGAAAAGTTCTGCAGCTGAGAAATTATTAGATTCTGATTTTATAGCACagtttgaagaagaagaagagtcTGAAAACCATAACCCTGAATTCACCCTAAAAGAGGAAGAGGCTGATTTGAATAATGTGGTGCAAAACATAAAAGGAGAAAATGAGGTAGGAATCGTAAAAAGAAGGGATTGGAGGAGGGTGAGAAAAACTTATGAGCGAAGTAAGCAGTACATCTTTGTTGCCGCCACTCTTCCTGAGAATGGAAAGAGAACTGCTGGAGGAGTTTTAAAGAAGATGTTCCCTGATGCTAGTTGGGTTAGTGGAAGCTATCTCCACTGCCACAATCCAAG ATTGGTACAGAATTGGGTTGAAGTTACAGTCAATACCCAAGTGGATATTCTCATCGAAGCTGTAAACCAAGGAATTAACTCTAACTTACTAAAGCCTGGTAATGAAGTAAGTCGTACCATGGTATTTGCCAATACTGTCGAAGCTGTTGAGGCAGTTGCCAATATTTTGTCGGGAGCCGGGATTCATTGTTTTCGTTACCATAGAGATGGCTCTCTGGAGGAACGTGCACAGAACTTGGTTGATTTCCAACAGAAAGGTGGTGTTTTTGTGTGCACTGATGCCGCGGCACGTGGTCTAGATGTTACAAATGTTTCTCATGTCATCCAG GCAGAGTTTGCTTCATCAGCAGTAGATTTCATACACAGAGTTGGTCGCACAGCTAGAGCAGGTCAACCAGGTTTAGTTACTAGTTTATACACAGAATCAAATAAAGATCTTGTTGCTGCAGTTCGTCAAGCCGGGAAGCTGGGTCAGCCTGTG GAGAAGGCATTTAGCAGGAAAAGGAGCTTCAGGAATAAGATCAAGAAGAGAG CACTTTCGAACAAAGATAGCGAGCCAGCATCTATCCGGGAAAGAATTCAAATATGA